The proteins below come from a single Mus musculus strain C57BL/6J chromosome 5, GRCm38.p6 C57BL/6J genomic window:
- the Slc4a1ap gene encoding kanadaptin isoform X1: MADPTPQLDAPAPQEVSSEFKKPVLPVPSAVRGKAPASSPSVSEDVKKECLAAQLDSGCEEPEVPPPQPDSQETGGPPVEQLRSPRVAPASGGPTRAPPYREPSWGSPATAPYSLETLKGGTILGTRTLKDTSCCFFGRLASCDICLEHPSVSRYHAVLQHRGADPSGDSEGHEQGFYLYDLGSTHGTFLNKTRIPPRTYCRVHVGHVMRFGGSTRLFILQGPEEDREAESELTVTQLKELRKQQQILLEKKMLGEDSDEEEEANTTEGKSSRSGQDDELGCTWGMGEDAVEDEAEENPIALDFQQDREAFYIKDPKKALQGFFDREGEELEYEFDEQGHSTWLCRVRLPVDDSTGKQLVAEAIHSGKKKEAMVQCSLEACRVLDTLGLLRQEAVSRKRKAKNWEDEDFYDSDDDTFLDRTGLVEKKRLNRMKKAGKLDEKPETFESLVAKLNDAERELAEISERLKASSKVLSEPSSQDSLDAFMSEMKSGSTLDGVSRKKLHLRTFELRKEQQRLKGLIKLVKPAEIPELKKTELQTTNAENKTKKLALPLFGAMKGGSKFKLKTGTVGKLPPKRPELPPALMQMKDEPEVEEEEEEEEEEEEKVKEEHEERVEDGGVRLLQEPELELEAAVEHPSAPSEPSCSKETKSHAPANEYKQDRDEPKKKKSPGPGKFPPILSSKYPEDDPDYCIWVPPEGQSGDGRTHLNDKYGY; encoded by the exons ATGGCTGATCCTACCCCTCAGCTAGATGCGCCAGCTCCCCAGGAAGTCAGTAGCGAGTTTAAGAAGCCGGTTTTACCAGTGCCTTCCGCAGTACGGGGTAAGGCTCCGGCCTCCAGTCCCTCCGTTtctgaggatgtgaagaaagaatgTCTCGCGGCGCAGCTGGACTCTGGATGTGAGGAGCCCGAGGTCCCGCCACCGCAGCCGGACAGCCAGGAGACCGGGGGTCCACCGGTGGAGCAACTCCGCTCCCCGCGGGTAGCTCCTGCGTCTGGCGGTCCGACCCGGGCTCCTCCGTACCGAGAGCCATCGTGGGGCAGCCCAGCCACGGCCCCCTACAGTCTCGAAACCCTGAAGGGTGGCACCATCCTTGGCACCCGCACCTTGAAAGACACGAGCTGCTGCTTTTTCGGGAGACTTGCTAGTTGTGACATATGTCTGGAGCATCCTTCCGTGTCTCGGTACCATGCTGTACTACAGCACCGGGGGGCGGATCCCAGCGGAGACTCTGAGGGTCATGAGCAGGGCTTTTATCTCTACGATCTGGGAAGTACCCACGGCACGTTCCTCAACAAAACTCGCATCCCACCCCGCACTTACTGTAGAGTCCACGTCGGGCATGTAATGCGCTTTGGAGGCAGCACTCGGCTCTTTATCCTTCAG GGACCAGAGGAAGACCGAGAGGCAGAATCTGAATTAACAGTAACACAGTTGAAGGAATTGCGTAAACAGCAGCAGATATTATTGGAGAAGAAGATGTTAGGTGAAGActcagatgaagaagaagaagcaaatacCACTGAAGGGAAGAGCAGTAGAAGTGGTCAAGATGATGAGCTGGGCTGCACGTggggaatgg GAGAAGATGCTGTGGAGGATGAAGCTGAAGAGAACCCCATTGCCTTAGATTTTCAGCAGGACCGGGAAGCGTTTTATATAAAGGATCCAAAGAAGGCTCTTCAAGGCTTCTTTGAccgagaag GAGAAGAGTTAGAATATGAATTTGATGAGCAAGGACACAGCACTTGGCTCTGCAGGGTGAG GTTACCTGTAGATGATTCAACTGGGAAACAGCTGGTGGCTGAGGCCATTCActcaggaaagaaaaaggaagcaatGGTACAGTGCTCGCTGGAAGCCTGCCGGGTCCTTGATACACTGGGCTTGCTACGGCAGGAAGCAG tatctCGGAAAAGGAAAGCCAAGAACTGGGAAGATGAGGATTTTTATGATAGTGACGATGATACATTCCTCGATCGGACTGGCCTGGTAGAGAAGAAGCGCCTGAACCGGATGAAGAAGGCTGGGAAGCTTGATGAGAAGCCAGAAACTTTTGAGTCACTG GTTGCAAAGTTAAATGATGCCGAAAGGGAACTCGCCGAAATTTCTGAAAGGCTCAAGGCTTCAAGCAAAG TTCTGTCAGAGCCATCATCTCAGGACTCTTTAGATGCATTCATGTCAGAAATGAAATCAGGCAGCACATTAGATGGGGTGTCCCGGAAGAAACTTCACCTGAGGACTTTTGAACTAAGAAAAGAACAACAGCGACTTAAAGGGTTAATAAAACTTGTAAAGCCGGCAGAGATCCCAGAACTAAAAAA GACTGAACTTCAGACtacaaatgcagaaaacaaaactaagaaactTGCATTGCCTCTCTTTGGTGCCATGAAAGGAGGAAgcaaattcaaattaaaaactgGGACAGTAGGG AAGTTGCCACCCAAGCGTCCAGAACTCCCTCCAGCTTTAATGCAAATGAAGGATGAACCtgaagtagaggaggaggaggaagaggaagaggaggaggaggagaaagtgaaGGAGGAGCATGAAGAACGAGTGGAGGATGGAGGTGTCAGGCTTCTTCAGGAGCCTGAGCTGGAGCTGGAAGCAGCAGTGGAGCACCCGAGTGCTCCCTCAGAGCCCTCGTGCTCCAAGGAGACTAAAAGCCATG CACCAGCGAATGAATATAAACAAGACAGAGATGAGccgaagaaaaagaaatctcctGGGCCTGGCAAA TTTCCACCCATCCTTTCTTCCAAATATCCTGAGGATGACCCAGACTACTGTATATGGGTCCCACCTGAAG GTCAAAGTGGAGATGGCAGAACCCATCTTAATGACAAGTATGGCTACTGA
- the Slc4a1ap gene encoding kanadaptin isoform 1 (isoform 1 is encoded by transcript variant 1): MADPTPQLDAPAPQEVSSEFKKPVLPVPSAVRGKAPASSPSVSEDVKKECLAAQLDSGCEEPEVPPPQPDSQETGGPPVEQLRSPRVAPASGGPTRAPPYREPSWGSPATAPYSLETLKGGTILGTRTLKDTSCCFFGRLASCDICLEHPSVSRYHAVLQHRGADPSGDSEGHEQGFYLYDLGSTHGTFLNKTRIPPRTYCRVHVGHVMRFGGSTRLFILQGPEEDREAESELTVTQLKELRKQQQILLEKKMLGEDSDEEEEANTTEGKSSRSGQDDELGCTWGMGEDAVEDEAEENPIALDFQQDREAFYIKDPKKALQGFFDREGEELEYEFDEQGHSTWLCRVRLPVDDSTGKQLVAEAIHSGKKKEAMVQCSLEACRVLDTLGLLRQEAVSRKRKAKNWEDEDFYDSDDDTFLDRTGLVEKKRLNRMKKAGKLDEKPETFESLVAKLNDAERELAEISERLKASSKVLSEPSSQDSLDAFMSEMKSGSTLDGVSRKKLHLRTFELRKEQQRLKGLIKLVKPAEIPELKKTELQTTNAENKTKKLALPLFGAMKGGSKFKLKTGTVGKLPPKRPELPPALMQMKDEPEVEEEEEEEEEEEEKVKEEHEERVEDGGVRLLQEPELELEAAVEHPSAPSEPSCSKETKSHESISQLSQVEQSKDYQEMGKIVSSCEDPSAAPANEYKQDRDEPKKKKSPGPGKFPPILSSKYPEDDPDYCIWVPPEGQSGDGRTHLNDKYGY, encoded by the exons ATGGCTGATCCTACCCCTCAGCTAGATGCGCCAGCTCCCCAGGAAGTCAGTAGCGAGTTTAAGAAGCCGGTTTTACCAGTGCCTTCCGCAGTACGGGGTAAGGCTCCGGCCTCCAGTCCCTCCGTTtctgaggatgtgaagaaagaatgTCTCGCGGCGCAGCTGGACTCTGGATGTGAGGAGCCCGAGGTCCCGCCACCGCAGCCGGACAGCCAGGAGACCGGGGGTCCACCGGTGGAGCAACTCCGCTCCCCGCGGGTAGCTCCTGCGTCTGGCGGTCCGACCCGGGCTCCTCCGTACCGAGAGCCATCGTGGGGCAGCCCAGCCACGGCCCCCTACAGTCTCGAAACCCTGAAGGGTGGCACCATCCTTGGCACCCGCACCTTGAAAGACACGAGCTGCTGCTTTTTCGGGAGACTTGCTAGTTGTGACATATGTCTGGAGCATCCTTCCGTGTCTCGGTACCATGCTGTACTACAGCACCGGGGGGCGGATCCCAGCGGAGACTCTGAGGGTCATGAGCAGGGCTTTTATCTCTACGATCTGGGAAGTACCCACGGCACGTTCCTCAACAAAACTCGCATCCCACCCCGCACTTACTGTAGAGTCCACGTCGGGCATGTAATGCGCTTTGGAGGCAGCACTCGGCTCTTTATCCTTCAG GGACCAGAGGAAGACCGAGAGGCAGAATCTGAATTAACAGTAACACAGTTGAAGGAATTGCGTAAACAGCAGCAGATATTATTGGAGAAGAAGATGTTAGGTGAAGActcagatgaagaagaagaagcaaatacCACTGAAGGGAAGAGCAGTAGAAGTGGTCAAGATGATGAGCTGGGCTGCACGTggggaatgg GAGAAGATGCTGTGGAGGATGAAGCTGAAGAGAACCCCATTGCCTTAGATTTTCAGCAGGACCGGGAAGCGTTTTATATAAAGGATCCAAAGAAGGCTCTTCAAGGCTTCTTTGAccgagaag GAGAAGAGTTAGAATATGAATTTGATGAGCAAGGACACAGCACTTGGCTCTGCAGGGTGAG GTTACCTGTAGATGATTCAACTGGGAAACAGCTGGTGGCTGAGGCCATTCActcaggaaagaaaaaggaagcaatGGTACAGTGCTCGCTGGAAGCCTGCCGGGTCCTTGATACACTGGGCTTGCTACGGCAGGAAGCAG tatctCGGAAAAGGAAAGCCAAGAACTGGGAAGATGAGGATTTTTATGATAGTGACGATGATACATTCCTCGATCGGACTGGCCTGGTAGAGAAGAAGCGCCTGAACCGGATGAAGAAGGCTGGGAAGCTTGATGAGAAGCCAGAAACTTTTGAGTCACTG GTTGCAAAGTTAAATGATGCCGAAAGGGAACTCGCCGAAATTTCTGAAAGGCTCAAGGCTTCAAGCAAAG TTCTGTCAGAGCCATCATCTCAGGACTCTTTAGATGCATTCATGTCAGAAATGAAATCAGGCAGCACATTAGATGGGGTGTCCCGGAAGAAACTTCACCTGAGGACTTTTGAACTAAGAAAAGAACAACAGCGACTTAAAGGGTTAATAAAACTTGTAAAGCCGGCAGAGATCCCAGAACTAAAAAA GACTGAACTTCAGACtacaaatgcagaaaacaaaactaagaaactTGCATTGCCTCTCTTTGGTGCCATGAAAGGAGGAAgcaaattcaaattaaaaactgGGACAGTAGGG AAGTTGCCACCCAAGCGTCCAGAACTCCCTCCAGCTTTAATGCAAATGAAGGATGAACCtgaagtagaggaggaggaggaagaggaagaggaggaggaggagaaagtgaaGGAGGAGCATGAAGAACGAGTGGAGGATGGAGGTGTCAGGCTTCTTCAGGAGCCTGAGCTGGAGCTGGAAGCAGCAGTGGAGCACCCGAGTGCTCCCTCAGAGCCCTCGTGCTCCAAGGAGACTAAAAGCCATG AAAGTATATCTCAACTCAGCCAAGTGGAGCAGAGTAAAGATTATCAAGAGATGGGCAAAATAGTGTCGTCATGTGAGGACCCTTCAG CAGCACCAGCGAATGAATATAAACAAGACAGAGATGAGccgaagaaaaagaaatctcctGGGCCTGGCAAA TTTCCACCCATCCTTTCTTCCAAATATCCTGAGGATGACCCAGACTACTGTATATGGGTCCCACCTGAAG GTCAAAGTGGAGATGGCAGAACCCATCTTAATGACAAGTATGGCTACTGA
- the Slc4a1ap gene encoding kanadaptin isoform 3 (isoform 3 is encoded by transcript variant 3) — protein MADPTPQLDAPAPQEVSSEFKKPVLPVPSAVRGKAPASSPSVSEDVKKECLAAQLDSGCEEPEVPPPQPDSQETGGPPVEQLRSPRVAPASGGPTRAPPYREPSWGSPATAPYSLETLKGGTILGTRTLKDTSCCFFGRLASCDICLEHPSVSRYHAVLQHRGADPSGDSEGHEQGFYLYDLGSTHGTFLNKTRIPPRTYCRVHVGHVMRFGGSTRLFILQGPEEDREAESELTVTQLKELRKQQQILLEKKMLGEDSDEEEEANTTEGKSSRSGQDDELGCTWGMGEDAVEDEAEENPIALDFQQDREAFYIKDPKKALQGFFDREGEELEYEFDEQGHSTWLCRVRLPVDDSTGKQLVAEAIHSGKKKEAMVQCSLEACRVLDTLGLLRQEAVSRKRKAKNWEDEDFYDSDDDTFLDRTGLVEKKRLNRMKKAGKLDEKPETFESLVAKLNDAERELAEISERLKASSKVLSEPSSQDSLDAFMSEMKSGSTLDGVSRKKLHLRTFELRKEQQRLKGLIKLVKPAEIPELKKTELQTTNAENKTKKLALPLFGAMKGGSKFKLKTGTVGKLPPKRPELPPALMQMKDEPEVEEEEEEEEEEEEKVKEEHEERVEDGGVRLLQEPELELEAAVEHPSAPSEPSCSKETKSHESISQLSQVEQSKDYQEMGKIVSSCEDPSAPANEYKQDRDEPKKKKSPGPGKFPPILSSKYPEDDPDYCIWVPPEGQSGDGRTHLNDKYGY, from the exons ATGGCTGATCCTACCCCTCAGCTAGATGCGCCAGCTCCCCAGGAAGTCAGTAGCGAGTTTAAGAAGCCGGTTTTACCAGTGCCTTCCGCAGTACGGGGTAAGGCTCCGGCCTCCAGTCCCTCCGTTtctgaggatgtgaagaaagaatgTCTCGCGGCGCAGCTGGACTCTGGATGTGAGGAGCCCGAGGTCCCGCCACCGCAGCCGGACAGCCAGGAGACCGGGGGTCCACCGGTGGAGCAACTCCGCTCCCCGCGGGTAGCTCCTGCGTCTGGCGGTCCGACCCGGGCTCCTCCGTACCGAGAGCCATCGTGGGGCAGCCCAGCCACGGCCCCCTACAGTCTCGAAACCCTGAAGGGTGGCACCATCCTTGGCACCCGCACCTTGAAAGACACGAGCTGCTGCTTTTTCGGGAGACTTGCTAGTTGTGACATATGTCTGGAGCATCCTTCCGTGTCTCGGTACCATGCTGTACTACAGCACCGGGGGGCGGATCCCAGCGGAGACTCTGAGGGTCATGAGCAGGGCTTTTATCTCTACGATCTGGGAAGTACCCACGGCACGTTCCTCAACAAAACTCGCATCCCACCCCGCACTTACTGTAGAGTCCACGTCGGGCATGTAATGCGCTTTGGAGGCAGCACTCGGCTCTTTATCCTTCAG GGACCAGAGGAAGACCGAGAGGCAGAATCTGAATTAACAGTAACACAGTTGAAGGAATTGCGTAAACAGCAGCAGATATTATTGGAGAAGAAGATGTTAGGTGAAGActcagatgaagaagaagaagcaaatacCACTGAAGGGAAGAGCAGTAGAAGTGGTCAAGATGATGAGCTGGGCTGCACGTggggaatgg GAGAAGATGCTGTGGAGGATGAAGCTGAAGAGAACCCCATTGCCTTAGATTTTCAGCAGGACCGGGAAGCGTTTTATATAAAGGATCCAAAGAAGGCTCTTCAAGGCTTCTTTGAccgagaag GAGAAGAGTTAGAATATGAATTTGATGAGCAAGGACACAGCACTTGGCTCTGCAGGGTGAG GTTACCTGTAGATGATTCAACTGGGAAACAGCTGGTGGCTGAGGCCATTCActcaggaaagaaaaaggaagcaatGGTACAGTGCTCGCTGGAAGCCTGCCGGGTCCTTGATACACTGGGCTTGCTACGGCAGGAAGCAG tatctCGGAAAAGGAAAGCCAAGAACTGGGAAGATGAGGATTTTTATGATAGTGACGATGATACATTCCTCGATCGGACTGGCCTGGTAGAGAAGAAGCGCCTGAACCGGATGAAGAAGGCTGGGAAGCTTGATGAGAAGCCAGAAACTTTTGAGTCACTG GTTGCAAAGTTAAATGATGCCGAAAGGGAACTCGCCGAAATTTCTGAAAGGCTCAAGGCTTCAAGCAAAG TTCTGTCAGAGCCATCATCTCAGGACTCTTTAGATGCATTCATGTCAGAAATGAAATCAGGCAGCACATTAGATGGGGTGTCCCGGAAGAAACTTCACCTGAGGACTTTTGAACTAAGAAAAGAACAACAGCGACTTAAAGGGTTAATAAAACTTGTAAAGCCGGCAGAGATCCCAGAACTAAAAAA GACTGAACTTCAGACtacaaatgcagaaaacaaaactaagaaactTGCATTGCCTCTCTTTGGTGCCATGAAAGGAGGAAgcaaattcaaattaaaaactgGGACAGTAGGG AAGTTGCCACCCAAGCGTCCAGAACTCCCTCCAGCTTTAATGCAAATGAAGGATGAACCtgaagtagaggaggaggaggaagaggaagaggaggaggaggagaaagtgaaGGAGGAGCATGAAGAACGAGTGGAGGATGGAGGTGTCAGGCTTCTTCAGGAGCCTGAGCTGGAGCTGGAAGCAGCAGTGGAGCACCCGAGTGCTCCCTCAGAGCCCTCGTGCTCCAAGGAGACTAAAAGCCATG AAAGTATATCTCAACTCAGCCAAGTGGAGCAGAGTAAAGATTATCAAGAGATGGGCAAAATAGTGTCGTCATGTGAGGACCCTTCAG CACCAGCGAATGAATATAAACAAGACAGAGATGAGccgaagaaaaagaaatctcctGGGCCTGGCAAA TTTCCACCCATCCTTTCTTCCAAATATCCTGAGGATGACCCAGACTACTGTATATGGGTCCCACCTGAAG GTCAAAGTGGAGATGGCAGAACCCATCTTAATGACAAGTATGGCTACTGA
- the Slc4a1ap gene encoding kanadaptin isoform 2 (isoform 2 is encoded by transcript variant 2): MADPTPQLDAPAPQEVSSEFKKPVLPVPSAVRGKAPASSPSVSEDVKKECLAAQLDSGCEEPEVPPPQPDSQETGGPPVEQLRSPRVAPASGGPTRAPPYREPSWGSPATAPYSLETLKGGTILGTRTLKDTSCCFFGRLASCDICLEHPSVSRYHAVLQHRGADPSGDSEGHEQGFYLYDLGSTHGTFLNKTRIPPRTYCRVHVGHVMRFGGSTRLFILQGPEEDREAESELTVTQLKELRKQQQILLEKKMLGEDSDEEEEANTTEGKSSRSGQDDELGCTWGMGEDAVEDEAEENPIALDFQQDREAFYIKDPKKALQGFFDREGEELEYEFDEQGHSTWLCRVRLPVDDSTGKQLVAEAIHSGKKKEAMVQCSLEACRVLDTLGLLRQEAVSRKRKAKNWEDEDFYDSDDDTFLDRTGLVEKKRLNRMKKAGKLDEKPETFESLVAKLNDAERELAEISERLKASSKVLSEPSSQDSLDAFMSEMKSGSTLDGVSRKKLHLRTFELRKEQQRLKGLIKLVKPAEIPELKKTELQTTNAENKTKKLALPLFGAMKGGSKFKLKTGTVGKLPPKRPELPPALMQMKDEPEVEEEEEEEEEEEEKVKEEHEERVEDGGVRLLQEPELELEAAVEHPSAPSEPSCSKETKSHAAPANEYKQDRDEPKKKKSPGPGKFPPILSSKYPEDDPDYCIWVPPEGQSGDGRTHLNDKYGY, from the exons ATGGCTGATCCTACCCCTCAGCTAGATGCGCCAGCTCCCCAGGAAGTCAGTAGCGAGTTTAAGAAGCCGGTTTTACCAGTGCCTTCCGCAGTACGGGGTAAGGCTCCGGCCTCCAGTCCCTCCGTTtctgaggatgtgaagaaagaatgTCTCGCGGCGCAGCTGGACTCTGGATGTGAGGAGCCCGAGGTCCCGCCACCGCAGCCGGACAGCCAGGAGACCGGGGGTCCACCGGTGGAGCAACTCCGCTCCCCGCGGGTAGCTCCTGCGTCTGGCGGTCCGACCCGGGCTCCTCCGTACCGAGAGCCATCGTGGGGCAGCCCAGCCACGGCCCCCTACAGTCTCGAAACCCTGAAGGGTGGCACCATCCTTGGCACCCGCACCTTGAAAGACACGAGCTGCTGCTTTTTCGGGAGACTTGCTAGTTGTGACATATGTCTGGAGCATCCTTCCGTGTCTCGGTACCATGCTGTACTACAGCACCGGGGGGCGGATCCCAGCGGAGACTCTGAGGGTCATGAGCAGGGCTTTTATCTCTACGATCTGGGAAGTACCCACGGCACGTTCCTCAACAAAACTCGCATCCCACCCCGCACTTACTGTAGAGTCCACGTCGGGCATGTAATGCGCTTTGGAGGCAGCACTCGGCTCTTTATCCTTCAG GGACCAGAGGAAGACCGAGAGGCAGAATCTGAATTAACAGTAACACAGTTGAAGGAATTGCGTAAACAGCAGCAGATATTATTGGAGAAGAAGATGTTAGGTGAAGActcagatgaagaagaagaagcaaatacCACTGAAGGGAAGAGCAGTAGAAGTGGTCAAGATGATGAGCTGGGCTGCACGTggggaatgg GAGAAGATGCTGTGGAGGATGAAGCTGAAGAGAACCCCATTGCCTTAGATTTTCAGCAGGACCGGGAAGCGTTTTATATAAAGGATCCAAAGAAGGCTCTTCAAGGCTTCTTTGAccgagaag GAGAAGAGTTAGAATATGAATTTGATGAGCAAGGACACAGCACTTGGCTCTGCAGGGTGAG GTTACCTGTAGATGATTCAACTGGGAAACAGCTGGTGGCTGAGGCCATTCActcaggaaagaaaaaggaagcaatGGTACAGTGCTCGCTGGAAGCCTGCCGGGTCCTTGATACACTGGGCTTGCTACGGCAGGAAGCAG tatctCGGAAAAGGAAAGCCAAGAACTGGGAAGATGAGGATTTTTATGATAGTGACGATGATACATTCCTCGATCGGACTGGCCTGGTAGAGAAGAAGCGCCTGAACCGGATGAAGAAGGCTGGGAAGCTTGATGAGAAGCCAGAAACTTTTGAGTCACTG GTTGCAAAGTTAAATGATGCCGAAAGGGAACTCGCCGAAATTTCTGAAAGGCTCAAGGCTTCAAGCAAAG TTCTGTCAGAGCCATCATCTCAGGACTCTTTAGATGCATTCATGTCAGAAATGAAATCAGGCAGCACATTAGATGGGGTGTCCCGGAAGAAACTTCACCTGAGGACTTTTGAACTAAGAAAAGAACAACAGCGACTTAAAGGGTTAATAAAACTTGTAAAGCCGGCAGAGATCCCAGAACTAAAAAA GACTGAACTTCAGACtacaaatgcagaaaacaaaactaagaaactTGCATTGCCTCTCTTTGGTGCCATGAAAGGAGGAAgcaaattcaaattaaaaactgGGACAGTAGGG AAGTTGCCACCCAAGCGTCCAGAACTCCCTCCAGCTTTAATGCAAATGAAGGATGAACCtgaagtagaggaggaggaggaagaggaagaggaggaggaggagaaagtgaaGGAGGAGCATGAAGAACGAGTGGAGGATGGAGGTGTCAGGCTTCTTCAGGAGCCTGAGCTGGAGCTGGAAGCAGCAGTGGAGCACCCGAGTGCTCCCTCAGAGCCCTCGTGCTCCAAGGAGACTAAAAGCCATG CAGCACCAGCGAATGAATATAAACAAGACAGAGATGAGccgaagaaaaagaaatctcctGGGCCTGGCAAA TTTCCACCCATCCTTTCTTCCAAATATCCTGAGGATGACCCAGACTACTGTATATGGGTCCCACCTGAAG GTCAAAGTGGAGATGGCAGAACCCATCTTAATGACAAGTATGGCTACTGA
- the Slc4a1ap gene encoding kanadaptin isoform 4 (isoform 4 is encoded by transcript variant 4) translates to MADPTPQLDAPAPQEVSSEFKKPVLPVPSAVRGKAPASSPSVSEDVKKECLAAQLDSGCEEPEVPPPQPDSQETGGPPVEQLRSPRVAPASGGPTRAPPYREPSWGSPATAPYSLETLKGGTILGTRTLKDTSCCFFGRLASCDICLEHPSVSRYHAVLQHRGADPSGDSEGHEQGFYLYDLGSTHGTFLNKTRIPPRTYCRVHVGHVMRFGGSTRLFILQGPEEDREAESELTVTQLKELRKQQQILLEKKMLGEDSDEEEEANTTEGKSSRSGQDDELGCTWGMGEDAVEDEAEENPIALDFQQDREAFYIKDPKKALQGFFDREGEELEYEFDEQGHSTWLCRVRLPVDDSTGKQLVAEAIHSGKKKEAMVQCSLEACRVLDTLGLLRQEAVSRKRKAKNWEDEDFYDSDDDTFLDRTGLVEKKRLNRMKKAGKLDEKPETFESLVAKLNDAERELAEISERLKASSKVLSEPSSQDSLDAFMSEMKSGSTLDGVSRKKLHLRTFELRKEQQRLKGLIKLVKPAEIPELKKTELQTTNAENKTKKLALPLFGAMKGGSKFKLKTGTVGQHQRMNINKTEMSRRKRNLLGLANFHPSFLPNILRMTQTTVYGSHLKVKVEMAEPILMTSMATDWLRVPKEDHVDRRMFGRKHQVMARNQMTVCKIW, encoded by the exons ATGGCTGATCCTACCCCTCAGCTAGATGCGCCAGCTCCCCAGGAAGTCAGTAGCGAGTTTAAGAAGCCGGTTTTACCAGTGCCTTCCGCAGTACGGGGTAAGGCTCCGGCCTCCAGTCCCTCCGTTtctgaggatgtgaagaaagaatgTCTCGCGGCGCAGCTGGACTCTGGATGTGAGGAGCCCGAGGTCCCGCCACCGCAGCCGGACAGCCAGGAGACCGGGGGTCCACCGGTGGAGCAACTCCGCTCCCCGCGGGTAGCTCCTGCGTCTGGCGGTCCGACCCGGGCTCCTCCGTACCGAGAGCCATCGTGGGGCAGCCCAGCCACGGCCCCCTACAGTCTCGAAACCCTGAAGGGTGGCACCATCCTTGGCACCCGCACCTTGAAAGACACGAGCTGCTGCTTTTTCGGGAGACTTGCTAGTTGTGACATATGTCTGGAGCATCCTTCCGTGTCTCGGTACCATGCTGTACTACAGCACCGGGGGGCGGATCCCAGCGGAGACTCTGAGGGTCATGAGCAGGGCTTTTATCTCTACGATCTGGGAAGTACCCACGGCACGTTCCTCAACAAAACTCGCATCCCACCCCGCACTTACTGTAGAGTCCACGTCGGGCATGTAATGCGCTTTGGAGGCAGCACTCGGCTCTTTATCCTTCAG GGACCAGAGGAAGACCGAGAGGCAGAATCTGAATTAACAGTAACACAGTTGAAGGAATTGCGTAAACAGCAGCAGATATTATTGGAGAAGAAGATGTTAGGTGAAGActcagatgaagaagaagaagcaaatacCACTGAAGGGAAGAGCAGTAGAAGTGGTCAAGATGATGAGCTGGGCTGCACGTggggaatgg GAGAAGATGCTGTGGAGGATGAAGCTGAAGAGAACCCCATTGCCTTAGATTTTCAGCAGGACCGGGAAGCGTTTTATATAAAGGATCCAAAGAAGGCTCTTCAAGGCTTCTTTGAccgagaag GAGAAGAGTTAGAATATGAATTTGATGAGCAAGGACACAGCACTTGGCTCTGCAGGGTGAG GTTACCTGTAGATGATTCAACTGGGAAACAGCTGGTGGCTGAGGCCATTCActcaggaaagaaaaaggaagcaatGGTACAGTGCTCGCTGGAAGCCTGCCGGGTCCTTGATACACTGGGCTTGCTACGGCAGGAAGCAG tatctCGGAAAAGGAAAGCCAAGAACTGGGAAGATGAGGATTTTTATGATAGTGACGATGATACATTCCTCGATCGGACTGGCCTGGTAGAGAAGAAGCGCCTGAACCGGATGAAGAAGGCTGGGAAGCTTGATGAGAAGCCAGAAACTTTTGAGTCACTG GTTGCAAAGTTAAATGATGCCGAAAGGGAACTCGCCGAAATTTCTGAAAGGCTCAAGGCTTCAAGCAAAG TTCTGTCAGAGCCATCATCTCAGGACTCTTTAGATGCATTCATGTCAGAAATGAAATCAGGCAGCACATTAGATGGGGTGTCCCGGAAGAAACTTCACCTGAGGACTTTTGAACTAAGAAAAGAACAACAGCGACTTAAAGGGTTAATAAAACTTGTAAAGCCGGCAGAGATCCCAGAACTAAAAAA GACTGAACTTCAGACtacaaatgcagaaaacaaaactaagaaactTGCATTGCCTCTCTTTGGTGCCATGAAAGGAGGAAgcaaattcaaattaaaaactgGGACAGTAGGG CAGCACCAGCGAATGAATATAAACAAGACAGAGATGAGccgaagaaaaagaaatctcctGGGCCTGGCAAA TTTCCACCCATCCTTTCTTCCAAATATCCTGAGGATGACCCAGACTACTGTATATGGGTCCCACCTGAAG GTCAAAGTGGAGATGGCAGAACCCATCTTAATGACAAGTATGGCTACTGATTGGCTCAGAGTCCCAAAGGAAGACCATGTGGACCGCAGGATGTTTGGGAGGAAACATCAAGTCATGGCCAGGAATCAGATGACCGTTTGTAAAATCTGGTGA